The following are from one region of the Acipenser ruthenus chromosome 19, fAciRut3.2 maternal haplotype, whole genome shotgun sequence genome:
- the LOC117424334 gene encoding ankyrin repeat domain-containing protein 40-like, translating to MTSPSVDKELQERLREASAIGDLEEVQTLVHSGVHVNSQNEINGWTCLHWACKRNHRQIVSYLLSAGADKDIFTSKGETAAQLTSKPDIRKLLGVEETEITETKESELSIIPNYLANPPFPYVKTEMTDISEPHNAPHSGTTCISEESEYDSPPSPAVSLDPSLHFDTDAQSVSAHIPVAEQNGVSLHPPGGMKGTASEPHHEYAQQHVTQNGPSLLDPNGNASSPVAPTRQQSIPQQLNSNPMGSMPTFQPFFFTGAFPMNMQELVLKVRIQDSAVKENDFIEIELDRQELTLRALLRVCCRELGVSVDHVEKIRKLPNTMLRKDKDVARLQDFQELEVVVEKAEPLSLLGRQASLTERPCYNRKASKLTY from the exons atgacAAGCCCGTCAGTCGATAAAGAATTGCAGGAGAGGTTGAGGGAAGCGTCTGCTATCGGGGATCTGGAAGAGGTACAAACGCTAGTCCACAGCGGAGTTCATGTCAACTCTCAAAATGAAATAAATGGATG gaCTTGTTTGCATTGGGCATGCAAACGAAATCATAGACAGATCGTGTCCTATCTGTTAAGTGCAGGTGCTGACAAAGACATTTTTACTTCAAAAGGAGAGACAGCAGCCCAGCTAACTTCAAAACCTGATATCAGAAAACTTCTGGGAG TAGAAGAAACTGAAATAACAGAAACAAAGGAATCAGAGTTGTCAATCATTCCAAACTATCTAGCAAATCCCCCATTCCCTTATGTTAAGACTGAAATGACTGATATATCAGAACCCCACAACGCACCCCACAGCGGAACGACTTGCATATCAGAAGAGTCAGAGTATGACAGCCCTCCTTCTCCTGCGGTATCCCTGGATCCGAGCTTGCATTTTGACACAGATGCACAAAGTGTGAGCGCACACATACCTGTAGCTGAACAGAACGGAGTCTCCCTGCATCCACCAGGAGGCATGAAGGGAACCGCCTCAGAACCTCACCATGAATACGCACAGCAGCACGTAACGCAGAACGGACCGTCTTTACTGGACCCCAACGGGAATGCAAGTTCACCAGTCGCACCCACCAGACAACAGTCAATACCTCAGCAGCTCAATAGCAATCCGATGGGGTCCATGCCAACGTTTCAGCCATTCTTCTTCACTGGGGCTTTTCCGATGAATATGCAAG aACTGGTGCTAAAAGTTAGAATCCAAGACTCTGCAGTAAAAGAGAACGACTTCATTGAAATTGAACTTGATCGTCAAGAACTGACCCTCCGAGCATTACTCCGAGTGTGCTGTCGAGAGCTTGGTGTTAGTGTTGACCACGTGGAGAAGATACGAAAGTTACCAAACACAATGTTGCGAAAG gaCAAAGATGTTGCAAGACTACAAGACTTTCAGGAGCTGGAAGTTGTTGTCGAGAAAGCGGAACCCCTGTCTTTGTTAGGTAGACAAGCCTCCTTAACTGAGAGGCCTTGCTATAATAGGAAAGCTTCAAAGCTAACATACTAA